A region from the Corylus avellana chromosome ca7, CavTom2PMs-1.0 genome encodes:
- the LOC132188226 gene encoding actin-depolymerizing factor 2-like — MANAASGMAVHDDCKLKFLELKAKRTYRFIVYKIEEKQKEVVVEKLGEPTDSYEVFSASLPADECRYAVYDFDFVTEENVPRSRIVFIAWSPDTSKVRSKMIYASSKDRFKRELDGIQIELQATDPTEMGLDVIRSRTN, encoded by the exons ATG GCAAACGCAGCATCTGGGATGGCTGTACACGACGACTGCAAGCTAAAGTTTTTAGAACTGAAGGCAAAAAGGACTTACCGCTTCATTGTTTACAAGATTGAAGAGAAGCAAAAGGAGGTTGTTGTGGAGAAGCTTGGTGAGCCAACTGATAGTTACGAGGTTTTCTCTGCAAGCCTTCCCGCTGATGAGTGCCGATATGCTGTCTATGACTTTGATTTTGTGACAGAAGAGAATGTCCCGAGGAGCAGGATTGTTTTCATTGCTTG GTCCCCTGATACTTCAAAGGTGAGAAGCAAGATGATTTATGCAAGCTCCAAGGACAGGTTTAAGAGAGAATTGGATGGTATTCAGATAGAGTTGCAAGCTACTGATCCTACTGAGATGGGCCTTGATGTTATTAGAAGCCGCACTAATTGA